From Hypanus sabinus isolate sHypSab1 chromosome 9, sHypSab1.hap1, whole genome shotgun sequence:
CTGTACCAACAGTGAAGGCTTCTAATTGAAAAGGATGGCAAAAGCAGGACGAGATCAGAGCAGCTCTAGGACCATGTAGACTGTAGCTAGACTACAAAGGTTACTTTTGCTGAATAATGAAACTAATCAAATTCAAACAAGCCTGGAAAAATTGCCTGGTCACAAGACTAACCTATTTGCTTTACTTTTAGGTTTAGCTTGCTTTAATAAAAATGAATTAGTTTGCAAATTATAGCCAGATTTGGAAAGATTGATCCTGACACAATAAAAATGCATCAGATTAAAGTTTTTCTACACATCCTATGCTGTATCTAATGTGTCATTTAGTCTATTGGAAAAATTTAAATGCAACCAATTAcattcaaaataaacttgattAATAGCATATACTGAAAAGTTTCAAATCATGCAGACTGAGTAACAGAATTCCTAGTAATTAACTCATTGAAGCTGTTTTCAACTGgtagttcttttctttctttctgatgACCATCAGCATAGCTGGATTTGGTGTTGTCTTCAGAAAATTACAAAGTTTGATTTGCTTCGTCTTCTAAAAAGATAGAGTGGAATTTTAAGCACTTGCTTCATGACAAAATCTAGGTGGATAGGAAAAACAGGGACGAAAGTGCATTCAATTTGCGAAGCATTTAGATATTCACTTTGGTACAAACAAAAACTGAGAAAGACAGAAGATCATCTCTAAATATCAGTTGCAAATTTGTTTAATTGATCCAGTCTATCAAAAATAGATTTGGCTTTTTCTTTCACCAACATTTCAGCATTGTAAAGTTCAGTTTATAAtgaaaaataagattgaaagatctGCTTTCCACAAACTACAGTATCACCTGCCACTCTACAAGCTTCCCCATCCAGCACTTAATTCTCTAACTTCTGACATCTCCAACAAAATCctaccatcaagcacatctttcccctcctccttctccctaCTTTTTGCTTTCAAAAGGGATtgttccctacatgactcccttgtccattcaacccTCAGTACTGCTCTCCTACCTGGGCCTTGTCCTTTTTCAAGTGGAAAAAGTGCTAGacctcccttaccaccattcaggaccccaaacagtccttccaagacAGGTAACACTTAACCTGAAGTCTGTTGGGGGTCACCTGTATCAGGTTCTCCTAGTGTGATCTGTAGATCGGTGAGACtcaatgtagattgggaaaccatttcactgagcaccaccagaaaaagtgagatctccaacgtccacccattttaattccatttcccattccaacatgtccatccacagcctcctctgttacagtgatgaggccacactcaggttggaggagcagtacCTTATatgctgtctgggtagcctccaacctgatggcatgaacattgatttctcaaacttctggttatacctaaccccaccccctccaactTTCACCATTACCATTTCACTCTCTCATCTCATCACCTCCCTCGTGACTCCACCGCCTTCTATGACTTTCTGTCCTccaatcagattctcccttctccagccgttATGTCtttttccaatcaacttcccagctcctttacttcacccttcctggTTTTACCTACcgccttgtgtttcttcctcccctcccccccccacactttcATACTgatttttctttatttctgcagtcctgatgaagggtcttgacccaaaacgtcgactgtactcttttctatggaTGCCTGGCCTGCGAGTTCctctagcgttttgtgtgtgttgcttagatttccagcatctgcagattttgtcttgttcATTAATGTGTTTGCGTTTTAAATGCTGGTCATTATAGATCACAAGTACTGAGATTCTGCTAATAACTGTTTCCACAAAATCTTCCCTGAGGACTGGGATAATGAGCAACTTCCTCACCTAAGACAATATTCCCAGTATTTAACAGTACTGTTCAAAGGTCAAAGGCACTTATGTATAGCTAGTTGGCTAACACTTGCACAGAACATTATTtgtgaatgtgaagcagagagcaagtttgtaaatctggcaggagcaaaggatgttgcgaatggtgagggtggagcaccacaggAGGGCTGtaggacaagtggcagagaagtgCCAGGGTACAGGGTGGTGTGAGTGCAGACACAGCAAGGTCATTGGATTTCAAAcaatttgtttattgatcattacagaatccctctctggtgcttcccactctcccccttttcccaaccatgatccccctctcctTGCCTCCTTTCCATTCTCAGTAGGAAAAACccatatctgaatcaggtttatcatcactcgtgtaacgttctccttcgggtgtaacgaaacgccgaatttaacgtccggataaaccacagccaatgcaaaccagatcgcagtaagattaaccatttactgttcactcttcacattaacatatggtgaaaactgttgataaaacaatacaagattgatacagtatttgttccttccttaatatcacatttcaagtgtaaatacttgcaaaggtgactataactacattacactaaggtgcagtatacagggagagtttacctgctccattgactactttaaatacacttccatgcaaactatccgcgactctttaactaacgaaagcataaacattatctaccgtcgttacctctaacaggatcagcattaacatcttagttcaatatatcgattatctattaacttacagcgttgctctcactgtgatttctcatgcctgcaaaactacttctgctcaggtgagcctcgtggaaagcccccaccctcgcgctaatttcaaaccggtgttttcccacaagacgcggcgaaaccggatgtgacgtcatcgcatgccgatatattttacatgcaatgaatatactttaaacactcctaattctaactagaaaatactattgaatgaattactaagcgaaaatattataaactaaataactgtcgtaaagacagcacactccccgcttgaccttcgtaaggtcacaatgagcagagtacaaaacttagtctcttaatcagtcattgggtagaagtagaataacttctgtaactggcctttggtaaattttcacatcgccttggtcggtagtcttcaattcgatcttcctgacatgtccatcctcgctagggaatgtagcagtgattctggccattggccagctgttgcgagcgacttgcttgtccctgagcaggactaagtttccaacttgaagattcctgcggggttctgtccacttttgtctctgttgcaacaaaggtagatatttttgtctccagcgaggccagaactgatttgccagagcctggacttgtctccattgctttgtgtacagatccctgtctgaaaagtctcctggtggaggaggtgcccctgccttctgtgtaaggagcattgatggcgaaagtataaaggggttttctgggtcagaagacacaggtaggaatgattgtgcgtttataatggctgtgacctctgccattagggtgcacagtacctcgtgggccaatcgggtgcgttgctgtatctcaggtttccttttccaggttttccgtaaggacgtgaaccgtttgactgcctgctctttgttatctggtgagcgctggcgtggttctctgattggcaatggggcaaccccattatttgcttcatctctgaagaccttggtgtctttggtttttaaagaaatggtatcttgagctgattgtgcaagtttgttgtcatccTCGGTTTGaatgaaaactgactgacctagcgtctcgtcggttactttacgcttggtaatgtcttgttgtgcttctttagggtacacctcagtgaggcagatctcggaacaagaacggcttgactgagtttgaccgcaaacttctgtacagttcgagctgacaactgttgtcctggagtgaacctctccctccccgccgtcctgttgtgggggtgaaggagcgttgtcggttctttcattcttgacttcatcacggagccgtgagggtaaatttccttcctcgtatggatgtgatgcaaccgtgactctctgaggttcctcgtagct
This genomic window contains:
- the LOC132399316 gene encoding uncharacterized protein LOC132399316 produces the protein MSAQSSIKSTPPSDKGSKPTSSKPTQALSGVPSAAMSARSGIKSMAPSDKGSRTTSSKSTQARAKAEAAKVRLHYAKQEAVLKMKLATKEAERAARQREEAAREAEIQKERAAREAEEAARQREEAARQREEAAREAETQLEMAKILTELQVLQLEREEEAAMAEAKYIEQAEGSRDLTEVRSTLERTRLERTSDYVQYQIDRQARLPSPYVFDNFPSYEEPQRVTVASHPYEEGNLPSRLRDEVKNERTDNAPSPPQQDGGEGEVHSRTTVVSSNCTEVCGQTQSSRSCSEICLTEVYPKEAQQDITKRKVTDETLGQSVFIQTEDDNKLAQSAQDTISLKTKDTKVFRDEANNGVAPLPIREPRQRSPDNKEQAVKRFTSLRKTWKRKPEIQQRTRLAHEVLCTLMAEVTAIINAQSFLPVSSDPENPFILSPSMLLTQKAGAPPPPGDFSDRDLYTKQWRQVQALANQFWPRWRQKYLPLLQQRQKWTEPRRNLQVGNLVLLRDKQVARNSWPMARITATFPSEDGHVRKIELKTTDQGDVKIYQRPVTEVILLLPND